One window of the Mixophyes fleayi isolate aMixFle1 chromosome 6, aMixFle1.hap1, whole genome shotgun sequence genome contains the following:
- the LOC142160195 gene encoding killer cell lectin-like receptor subfamily B member 1B allele C, which yields MDTPDKTLQTKLWIPSWKFVIITVLIGANIIFIRIIEMLGCILCPYNWLLYGDTCYYYSDVTQRTWNQSQDHCEMMGAHLLVIEDQEPQVFIHQILTEETDDMFWIGLYHEGDGWRWVNGSHYNTSLFQLEVNSGNCALMNKHSYRTNICNSRYRFICQKTSVKI from the exons ATGGATACTCCGG ATAAAACTCTCCAGACAAAACTCTGGATCCCTTCCTGGAAGTTTGTCATTATCACTGTTCTTATTGGAGCCAATATCATCTTCATTCGCATCATTGAAATGCTTG GGTGTATACTGTGTCCGTATAACTGGCTGCTGTATGGAGACACCTGTTATTACTATTCAGATGTTACACAAAGGACGTGGAATCAGAGCCAGGACCACTGTGAGATGATGGGAGCCCATCTACTGGTCATAGAGGACCAGGAACCACAG GTATTTATACACCAAATTCTCACAGAAGAGACAGATGACATGTTTTGGATCGGACTGTACCACGAGGGAGATGGATGGAGATGGGTGAACGGCAGCCACTATAACACCAGCCT GTTCCAGCTGGAGGTGAATTCAGGAAACTGTGCATTGATGAATAAACATAGTTATAGGACTAATATCTGTAATTCTAGATATAGATTTATATGCCAAAAGACATCTGTAAAGATCtga